The window acgaccggttgagcacctcggacccaaaaactaatgctcgctggactttgagtcgagtcagtccatgactagtcgagcaagggGCCACAACAGGTCGAGCAGGGCCCACGACCAGTTGTGCGGCcccagatgtgactccacatctcaacactcTCATCCGTGGTGTGGCTTGTCAAATTAACAGTCTGGATCATTAAATCATGGTCCTTGCCTAGGACACTGTTGACGTCCCTGATGCTTCAACATCTGATAATTCTTATTTTCATGTGGGTATTAGTGGTGTAGGAATCAGGAATAGACAGTTTCAATGCTTAGCTTTCATTTACTTTTCATGGCACTGATAAGATCTTTGTGGCTATTACTATGACCATGATCTCTCCATGGGCAGGCAGTTAAAGATCTTGTGCTTATGAGAGCACAGACCAAGCTGCATAACAAGCCTCTTGATAACATTAATGAAAAAACATATTCAATAATGTGTGGCATGCATCTTCAACTTCTTTCATGATTTTAAATTCCCCAATTCGGTATTGCCAGCTACATTTAAGCTCCATTTCGCCCTGTAATGACATATTATCTCTATCATGGATAGGCATTTTCATCAGAATACGTCTACTGCCTTCGAAAGGTTAATGTAAATGGTGGAGAAATTGCTCTTGGACACTTTGTTAGAGCCACAGGATTGTCTTCTTGTTATGGTAATGTAAATACCTTTAAGCTATTTATATTGAGAGTTTATGACAAGGACATGGTTTAAATGTTTCAATATAAACTATTTGTGCTCacaaaattttattagaaaaccCAAATCTGTGATAGCTGTTGGGAATTTATATGATTGCCCTTGATTGGATTTCTCTTCACCAGCATGAACTGGGTGGAAGATGTCATTGAAGAGTTGGACATGACAAGTAAatgtaattatatttattacaaatacttgTACACAACAAGGGTACACTTTACAACACTCACAAACTATCACTCTTGAATGACAACTCtcacacaaaaggaaaaactctttTGAATTCTTAATACTTGGACACCTTGCTTTCACTCTTGAACTCACTTTTTTTTGTTTGTGTATTATGTACATAATGAGGCTCTCCCCATATTTATAGAGAGCTATGAAAGATTCTAGaatcaatataactctaaagagTTCTAGAAGCTTCTAAATATCCTATAAGGTTCTATTATATTTCGGAACATTCTAAGAGAATTCGGAAGGTTCTAGCATAGTCCGGAACATTCCGGAGGAGTCAAGAAAACTCTATCAAACTCTAGAAGTTTCCGGAAGGttctagaaaattctaaaatttttcagaAATGTTTGGAAGTTTTCGGAAGACTCCGGAATATTCAAGAGAGGTGGTGATGAcatttaacactccccctcagcaCCAACTCTCACAATTCTACCTTGGTCATCAGGCCAAGTTGTTTTCTTAATTCGGTGAACTTAGCATTGCTAAGTCCTTTCGTGAGTATGTCTGCAACTTGATCATCAGTCTTCACATGACTCATCTCAATTTCTCCttgaagtaccttctctctcACGAAGTGATAGTGTACCTCCACATGCTTGGTCCTGGTATGAAACACTGAATTCTCAGCCAAGTAGATTGCTGATTGATTGTCGCAGCGCAATATCATTGGATAATCATCTGGTTGATGAAGATCCCTCATTAACTGTATAAGCCATGTGCTTTCTTGTGCTGCCATTGCCATTGCTCTGTATTCAGCCTCCGTTGTTGATAAAGATACTATAGGTTGTCTCTTGCTACACCAAGAGATTGCTCCTGAGCCATAGTTGAATACGTATCCAGTAGTTGATCGTCGTGTGTCATGATCACCACCATAGTCAGCATCGCAGTATCCAACTATCTTGCATGCTCCACCTTTCTTGTACAATAAACCAAGGTCTATCATACCCTTCAAATACCTCAGTATTCGACGTACTGCTTCAAGATGCGGCTTCTTTGGTGTTTGCATGAACCGGCTAACCACACCAACTGCGTAAGCAATATTTGGTCGTGATAATGTAAAGTAGATTAGACTACCAACTATTTGTTGGTACATAGTTGCATCTTCCAAGTCTTTTCCTTCTTCCGAACATATCCTGGCGTTAGCCTCCATAGGTGTGGCAATTGGCTTGCATTCGAGCATCCCATATTTCTTTAATAGGTCTTTGGCGTACTTCTGCTGACAGAGGAATATGCCTTCGTTGCTTCGGTCAATTTCTAGCCCAAGAAAATGCTTCAGTTCTCTAAGTTCCTTCATTTGAAATCGCACGGACAAGTTCTCTCTTGTCCTTTCAATCTTACTGTCATCATCTCCAGTGATGATCAAGTCATCCACGTATACTAGCACTATTGCTAGTTTACCTTCTTAGATTTTTACAAAGAGACTGGAGTCCGCAGGTGCCACTGAGAACCCGCTTTGCACTAGAAATTCTCCTATCTTGCTGTACCATGCCCTCGATGCTTGTTTAAGTCCATACAAGGCCTTCTTTAGTTTACAGACATAATCCTGATGCCTTTTACTCTGGAAACCACTTGGCTGCTCCATGTAGATATCTCGATCAATTTCTCCATCTAGAAAGacattcttcacatccatctacCATAACTTCCAAGATTTGCTCTCTGCAAGTGCTAGTGTACTTGCACCGTTGTAATTTTTGCTACTGggctaaaagtctcatcatagTCCAACCTATATTATTGTGAGAATCCTCTAACCACTAGTCGAGCTTTGTACCTTTCTATTGATCCATCGGGGCGAGTCTTGACTTTGTATACCCATTTGCATGATATCGACTTCACATCCTTGGGTTTTGGAACTAGTTCCCAAGTCTGATTTTGGTTCAATGCCTTAATTTCTTCTTCCATCGCCTTCTGTCATTTTATGTCTTGGGATGCTTCTTCAAATGTCGTTGGCTCTTTCACGGTCTCTTCTTCTGCTAAGGCAGCATCCACGTATCTTAGGTTAGGCTTTCTCTGTCTAGTCGTCCTCCTAAGTGGTGGGTTGTCTACCGCAACCTCCTGTTGACTTGGGCGAAGCTCTTCTAGACTACTTTGATGTACTCCAGTTTGCCATGGACTCATTGATTTATCTGGTGTTCTAGACAGATTAGGCACTTTTTCACCATCTCCTACTGTAGGTGTCAACTCCTTAGTTAAACTAGGAGATTCTTCTCCTTCCCTTGTCTCCCCCATCTTCTCATGTAGTTCATCTTTTAAGTCCTGAGAGTTTGACAGCTCCTCTTCTAGTGGCGACTACCATGATTCAACGATCCAATCATCACTGTAGTTGATAACTCCTTGATTGGAAACTGCGGCAAGGGCTATTTCACCCGTCTCTATCACTATTGAGGAAGCAGCTACTTCGTCAGTGACTATGTTAGACTACTTGAGTGGTTCATCAAAATCTATCTCCTTCTCTGAACAATCTCCTTAGGTGATGGACATTAACTCATTCTCCAAATATTGAAGTCGAGCATTATTTGTTTTTGAAAACAATGATGCAAAGGTGTCCCATGCCATCTTGGGTGTGTTGTCATCCTTGATTCGCCCGAGCAACTCATCCTCAATGGTTAACTTGAGCACGTACATCGCCTTCCCGGCCTTAATCTTCCACTTTTGGAGTGCTTCAGCATTTTCCTTAGGAGGTGGGGTAATCTCATTCCCATTAACAACCTCCCACAAGTCCTGCCCTTCAAGGTAAGACTTAATGCGACTCCTCCAACTTTGATAGTTGTG is drawn from Magnolia sinica isolate HGM2019 chromosome 5, MsV1, whole genome shotgun sequence and contains these coding sequences:
- the LOC131245585 gene encoding secreted RxLR effector protein 161-like, producing MLECKPIATPMEANARICSEEGKDLEDATMYQQIVGSLIYFTLSRPNIAYAVGVVSRFMQTPKKPHLEAVRRILRYLKGMIDLGLLYKKGGACKIVGYCDADYGGDHDTRRSTTGYVFNYGSGAISWCSKRQPIVSLSTTEAEYRAMAMAAQESTWLIQLMRDLHQPDDYPMILRCDNQSAIYLAENSVFHTRTKHVEVHYHFVREKVLQGEIEMSHVKTDDQVADILTKGLSNAKFTELRKQLGLMTKVEL